Proteins encoded in a region of the Devosia sp. RR2S18 genome:
- a CDS encoding ribbon-helix-helix domain-containing protein, whose amino-acid sequence MDKRSLSIAGHRTSIALEPEFWAALEAMAAAEQCSLAALIRSIDEARQTPNLSSAARLAVLRWYQQRLDADTA is encoded by the coding sequence ATGGACAAGCGCTCGCTGTCCATCGCCGGTCACCGGACGTCCATTGCACTTGAACCCGAATTCTGGGCTGCGCTCGAAGCGATGGCGGCGGCCGAGCAATGCTCCCTCGCCGCGCTGATCCGCTCCATCGATGAAGCCCGACAAACGCCCAATCTTTCGTCGGCAGCGCGGCTGGCGGTGCTGCGCTGGTATCAGCAGCGCCTCGACGCTGACACGGCTTAG
- a CDS encoding SspB family protein, whose amino-acid sequence MAEDHMRYDILAQEALRGVVRKVLSEVAKTGLPGDHHFFISFVTRAPGVRLSEKLLSQYDKEMTIVVQNQYWDLKVTETAFEVGLSFDGQPEMLVIPFAAIKGFFDPSVQFGLQFDPANAPSAPGQELESDAAVESAASGAAKDEETGEKVVSLDAFRKKP is encoded by the coding sequence ATGGCCGAAGATCACATGCGCTACGACATTCTCGCTCAGGAAGCCCTGCGCGGCGTCGTGCGCAAGGTGCTGTCGGAGGTCGCCAAAACGGGCCTGCCGGGCGACCATCACTTCTTCATTTCGTTTGTCACCCGCGCGCCTGGTGTGCGGCTGAGCGAGAAATTGCTCTCCCAGTACGACAAGGAAATGACGATTGTGGTGCAGAACCAGTATTGGGATCTCAAGGTCACCGAGACCGCGTTTGAAGTGGGCCTAAGCTTTGATGGCCAGCCCGAGATGCTGGTGATCCCCTTCGCTGCAATCAAAGGATTCTTCGACCCCTCCGTGCAATTCGGACTGCAATTTGATCCGGCCAACGCACCCAGTGCCCCCGGCCAGGAGCTCGAGTCCGATGCGGCTGTCGAGAGCGCAGCATCTGGTGCAGCCAAGGACGAGGAAACCGGCGAAAAGGTCGTCAGCCTCGACGCCTTCCGCAAGAAGCCCTGA
- a CDS encoding VOC family protein, producing the protein MEAQEILRGRLIDHIQLVVRDLAASRRFYETTLAALGIELGGEGEDYFWVDELFVSSGTSAAAQGQLTGRHHLAFQANSTAAVEAFHAAGLANGGTDNGAPGKRPYHPGYFAAFVLDPDGNNIEAVYHGEANRSADAVRITF; encoded by the coding sequence ATGGAAGCTCAAGAGATACTGCGCGGCCGGTTGATCGACCATATTCAACTGGTCGTTCGCGACCTGGCGGCAAGCCGGCGCTTCTACGAGACGACCCTTGCGGCCCTCGGCATAGAGTTGGGTGGCGAAGGGGAAGATTATTTCTGGGTAGACGAGCTTTTCGTCTCCAGCGGGACCAGTGCGGCGGCGCAGGGCCAACTGACGGGCCGACACCATCTCGCCTTCCAGGCCAACAGCACCGCAGCGGTCGAGGCGTTCCACGCTGCCGGCCTAGCCAATGGCGGCACCGACAATGGCGCTCCGGGCAAGCGGCCCTACCATCCCGGCTATTTTGCCGCTTTCGTGCTGGATCCGGACGGCAACAATATCGAGGCGGTCTATCATGGCGAAGCCAACCGCAGCGCGGACGCCGTCCGGATCACCTTCTGA
- a CDS encoding YdeI/OmpD-associated family protein has translation MSPVLRPLRARENMPDFVAAALEERGLWDKYRARPPYQRNDYLMWINKAKRDETKQQRLVQMLDELASGGVYMKMRWNGPAQE, from the coding sequence ATGAGCCCAGTTCTGCGTCCCCTTCGCGCCCGCGAGAACATGCCCGACTTCGTTGCCGCTGCTCTGGAGGAGAGGGGCCTGTGGGACAAATACCGGGCGCGGCCGCCTTACCAGCGCAATGACTATCTGATGTGGATCAACAAGGCGAAGCGGGACGAGACCAAGCAGCAGCGGCTAGTGCAGATGCTGGATGAGCTCGCCTCCGGCGGCGTCTACATGAAGATGCGCTGGAACGGACCGGCGCAGGAATGA
- a CDS encoding thymidylate synthase: MQPYLQLLSDILEHGTDKADRTGTGTRSLFGYQMRFDLSKGFPLVTTKKLHLKSIVYELLWFIRGETNVRWLQERGVKIWDEWADENGDLGPVYGSQWRSWPAPDGRKIDQLGQVVDSIRTKPDSRRHIVSAWNPAEVDEMALPPCHCLFQFYVANGKLSCQLYQRSADTFLGVPFNIASYALLTHMVAQVTGLGVGDFVHTFGDVHLYSNHFEQARLQLTREPRPLPRIVMNSEVQRLEDFTFEDFTFQGYDPHPHIKAAVSV; the protein is encoded by the coding sequence ATGCAGCCCTACCTTCAGCTACTTTCCGATATCCTTGAGCACGGAACCGACAAAGCGGACCGCACCGGCACCGGAACGCGCTCCTTGTTCGGCTACCAGATGCGGTTCGACCTCTCCAAGGGTTTCCCGCTGGTCACCACCAAAAAGCTGCACCTTAAGTCCATCGTTTATGAACTCCTCTGGTTCATCCGCGGCGAGACCAATGTGCGCTGGCTGCAGGAGCGCGGCGTTAAGATTTGGGATGAATGGGCTGACGAGAATGGCGATCTTGGCCCGGTCTATGGCTCGCAATGGCGGAGTTGGCCGGCACCGGACGGGCGCAAGATTGATCAGCTCGGCCAGGTGGTCGACTCCATTCGCACCAAGCCCGACTCGCGGCGCCACATCGTCTCGGCCTGGAACCCGGCGGAAGTGGACGAGATGGCCCTGCCGCCCTGTCACTGCCTTTTCCAGTTCTATGTTGCCAATGGCAAGCTCAGTTGCCAGCTGTACCAGCGCTCGGCCGACACCTTCCTGGGCGTCCCGTTCAACATCGCGTCCTACGCTCTCCTCACCCATATGGTGGCGCAGGTGACGGGCCTGGGCGTCGGCGACTTTGTCCATACCTTCGGTGACGTGCACCTTTATTCCAACCATTTCGAGCAGGCCCGCCTGCAATTGACGCGCGAGCCGCGCCCCTTGCCGCGCATCGTCATGAACTCAGAGGTGCAGCGGCTGGAAGATTTCACCTTCGAGGATTTCACCTTCCAAGGCTATGATCCGCACCCCCACATCAAGGCGGCCGTGTCGGTATGA
- a CDS encoding phosphoribosyl-ATP pyrophosphohydrolase has protein sequence MVRAVSDVYAERFSIDRSEDWYLLKLQEEVGELTAEYLRLAGRARPNGEAPGEVAIAMADEAADVLAMLLLFAGQNQIDLEAALERKWFRYLPQGTSEELG, from the coding sequence ATGGTCCGCGCAGTCTCGGACGTTTACGCGGAGCGGTTCAGCATTGACCGCAGTGAAGATTGGTACCTTCTTAAGCTGCAGGAGGAAGTGGGCGAGCTTACTGCTGAATACTTGCGTCTGGCGGGCAGGGCACGACCCAATGGTGAGGCGCCAGGCGAGGTGGCCATCGCCATGGCCGACGAGGCGGCAGACGTCCTGGCCATGCTGCTGCTATTTGCCGGGCAAAACCAGATCGATCTTGAGGCGGCACTAGAACGCAAATGGTTCCGCTATCTTCCTCAGGGCACATCTGAAGAATTAGGTTAG
- a CDS encoding DUF4424 domain-containing protein, protein MRIAAALVFCSLAGACLANDTTAVLTTGGLEFVTNEHVVMESEDLFISKQEIRVAYTFRNQGEVDQDVLIAFPMPDLVPNQHSIVGYPEGPNDNLFSFETTVDGEPVNAELHEYAFALGVDRTETLSELGIPLVPFSDAAREATDTLDVETRERLLRLGLLAPDEFDAGEGWEKHYWPAWTYKATYTWEAHFPAGETVTVEHRYKPSIGGTVGVSFLYEPSEGYDPASDYAKKYCTDEAFIGAVRKTLANPDEPWSAPFYETWISYILSTGGNWSGGAIENFRLVVDKGSPENLVSFCGDDVRKIGPTTFEMVKQNFWPERELEILILERQDDL, encoded by the coding sequence ATGCGTATCGCAGCCGCGCTCGTATTCTGCTCCCTGGCTGGGGCTTGCCTCGCCAATGACACCACTGCCGTTCTGACCACGGGCGGGCTGGAATTCGTCACCAATGAGCACGTGGTTATGGAGAGCGAAGACCTCTTCATCTCCAAGCAAGAAATCCGGGTCGCCTACACTTTCCGAAACCAAGGTGAGGTGGATCAGGATGTGCTGATTGCCTTCCCCATGCCTGACCTCGTGCCCAATCAGCATTCCATCGTGGGCTATCCCGAGGGACCGAACGATAACCTCTTTTCCTTCGAGACCACCGTGGACGGCGAACCCGTCAACGCCGAATTGCACGAATATGCCTTTGCCCTGGGCGTGGATCGCACCGAAACGCTGAGCGAACTCGGCATCCCGCTTGTGCCCTTCAGCGATGCGGCACGCGAGGCGACCGACACGCTCGACGTGGAGACACGGGAGCGCCTTCTCCGCCTTGGGCTTCTCGCGCCAGACGAATTCGACGCAGGGGAGGGCTGGGAAAAACACTACTGGCCGGCATGGACCTACAAGGCCACCTACACCTGGGAGGCTCACTTTCCGGCGGGAGAGACCGTCACCGTCGAGCACCGCTACAAGCCCAGCATCGGCGGCACGGTTGGCGTCTCCTTTCTCTATGAGCCCAGCGAGGGCTACGACCCGGCCTCCGACTACGCCAAAAAGTACTGCACCGACGAAGCGTTCATCGGTGCTGTGCGCAAGACGCTGGCCAATCCCGATGAGCCATGGAGCGCTCCTTTCTACGAAACCTGGATTTCCTACATCCTCTCCACAGGGGGCAATTGGTCCGGCGGCGCCATCGAGAATTTTCGGCTGGTAGTCGACAAAGGCTCGCCGGAGAACCTCGTCTCATTCTGCGGCGACGATGTCCGCAAGATCGGTCCCACCACCTTCGAGATGGTCAAGCAGAACTTCTGGCCGGAACGCGAGCTTGAGATCCTCATCCTTGAGCGCCAGGACGACCTATGA
- a CDS encoding GNAT family N-acetyltransferase: MTLTIRPAAPADAGHILRFISELAEYEKLGHEATASAADIERDFFGAEPKVFCEIAEWNGEPAGFAVWFYTFSTFQGRHGIWLEDLFVRPQMRDKGIGKSLLAELARRCVEEGLGRLEWWVLDWNEPSIEFYKAQGGTMMDEWTKVRVDGVALTALAAR; the protein is encoded by the coding sequence ATGACTTTGACGATCAGGCCGGCCGCACCGGCTGACGCAGGGCACATCCTGCGTTTCATCAGCGAGTTGGCCGAATACGAAAAGCTTGGCCATGAGGCAACGGCGAGCGCTGCCGATATTGAGCGCGACTTCTTCGGTGCCGAACCCAAGGTGTTCTGCGAAATCGCCGAGTGGAATGGCGAGCCGGCCGGCTTTGCTGTCTGGTTCTACACCTTCTCGACGTTCCAGGGCCGACATGGCATTTGGCTAGAGGATCTTTTCGTGCGCCCTCAGATGCGGGACAAGGGCATCGGCAAGTCGCTACTGGCCGAGCTAGCCCGGCGCTGTGTCGAGGAAGGGCTGGGACGCCTAGAATGGTGGGTGCTCGATTGGAATGAGCCCTCCATTGAGTTCTACAAGGCGCAAGGAGGCACCATGATGGATGAGTGGACTAAGGTTCGGGTGGACGGCGTAGCGCTCACTGCATTGGCAGCGCGCTGA
- a CDS encoding dihydrofolate reductase, with amino-acid sequence MAKIAMIAAVAENGVIGSDQSIPWRIPSDSGFFKRTTMGKPMVMGRKQFETVGKPLPGRTNIIVTRQAGYQPEGVLVFDSVEAALTAAQQIAQRDGVDEVMVIGGGEIYEQVLSQAERLYITHVDLSPEGDVRFPEIAPEEWSVVDLPEVAPDPRDEASYRVKVYARRRDSLH; translated from the coding sequence ATGGCCAAAATCGCCATGATCGCTGCAGTCGCCGAGAATGGCGTCATCGGGTCGGACCAGTCGATCCCCTGGCGCATTCCTTCCGACTCCGGCTTTTTCAAGCGGACCACCATGGGCAAGCCGATGGTAATGGGGCGCAAACAGTTTGAAACCGTCGGCAAGCCGCTGCCGGGCCGCACCAACATTATTGTGACCCGGCAGGCTGGCTATCAGCCCGAGGGCGTCTTGGTCTTCGACTCCGTCGAAGCAGCACTGACTGCGGCCCAGCAGATTGCCCAGCGTGACGGCGTCGACGAGGTCATGGTGATCGGGGGCGGCGAGATCTACGAGCAGGTTTTGAGCCAGGCTGAGCGGCTCTACATCACGCATGTGGACCTCAGTCCCGAGGGCGATGTCCGCTTCCCCGAGATCGCGCCTGAGGAGTGGAGCGTCGTCGATCTGCCCGAGGTAGCGCCTGATCCCCGCGACGAGGCAAGCTACCGCGTCAAAGTGTACGCGCGGCGGCGGGACAGCCTACATTGA
- the hflK gene encoding FtsH protease activity modulator HflK — MPWESNGGGGGRNNGGPWGQAPGGGGGGGPRRPGGGNTPNLEDILARGRAQFGGGLPGGRWAIIGGVVLLLGFWALNSVYTVDPQEVGVELRFGEPKPDLSSPGLHFHLWPVETVERVSVTENQTVIGTASGTGAGAGINDSDGLMLSGDQNIVDVRFSVLWAVSDPINYLFNVRNPEEMVRNAGESAMREVVGRRPAQDIFRDDRAGIAIEVQQITQAILDSYGLGVRISQISIENAAPPAEVADAFNEVQRAEQDEDRLQEEARSYANTLLGDARGRAAALREDAAAYTNRVVQEATGEAQRFIAIFNEYASAPAVTRKRLFLETMEEVFGGTEKVLIESSANGQGVVPYLPLPELRSPTGTPTTNAVGN, encoded by the coding sequence ATGCCCTGGGAGAGTAATGGAGGCGGGGGTGGCCGCAACAATGGCGGCCCATGGGGTCAAGCCCCAGGGGGCGGCGGTGGTGGCGGACCACGTCGGCCGGGAGGCGGCAATACGCCGAACCTCGAAGACATTCTCGCCCGCGGACGCGCACAATTTGGCGGCGGCCTTCCGGGGGGCCGTTGGGCCATCATCGGCGGCGTCGTCTTGCTGCTGGGCTTTTGGGCACTGAATTCGGTTTACACCGTGGACCCGCAGGAAGTTGGCGTGGAGTTGCGCTTTGGTGAGCCCAAGCCCGACCTGTCCTCGCCCGGACTGCATTTCCACCTCTGGCCAGTTGAAACCGTCGAGCGCGTTTCTGTGACTGAGAACCAGACCGTTATTGGTACGGCATCTGGCACCGGGGCGGGAGCTGGCATTAACGACAGCGATGGACTGATGCTGTCGGGTGACCAGAACATCGTCGATGTTCGCTTCTCCGTCCTTTGGGCGGTTTCGGACCCGATCAACTACCTCTTCAACGTGCGCAATCCCGAAGAAATGGTCCGCAACGCTGGCGAAAGCGCTATGCGTGAAGTGGTTGGCCGCCGGCCGGCCCAGGACATCTTCCGCGATGACCGCGCTGGCATTGCCATCGAGGTGCAGCAGATTACCCAGGCTATTCTCGACAGCTATGGCTTGGGCGTGCGGATCAGCCAGATCTCCATTGAAAACGCGGCACCGCCGGCCGAAGTCGCCGATGCGTTCAACGAAGTGCAGCGTGCCGAGCAGGACGAGGACCGTCTGCAGGAAGAGGCTCGTTCCTACGCTAACACCCTCTTGGGTGATGCGCGTGGTCGCGCCGCCGCCCTGCGCGAAGATGCTGCTGCCTACACCAACCGCGTGGTGCAGGAAGCAACCGGTGAAGCCCAGCGCTTCATTGCCATCTTCAATGAATATGCCAGTGCACCTGCGGTCACCCGGAAGCGTCTCTTCCTGGAGACCATGGAAGAAGTTTTCGGCGGCACTGAGAAGGTGCTGATCGAGAGCAGTGCCAATGGACAGGGTGTCGTACCATATCTGCCGCTGCCTGAACTCCGCAGCCCGACGGGTACCCCGACGACAAATGCGGTGGGGAACTAA
- the hflC gene encoding protease modulator HflC, which yields MNNRLIILGVVVLAALYVLFSSVYVVNEREQAIVLRFGEITEIRDEPGLYFKIPTDIVESVQIIEDRLLRQEIADMTVQVSGGAFFVVDAFLTYRIVDPRLFRERALGQLAVAESRIATRFDAALRQVYGLREFNAALSEQRSQMMVEARDLIRPDMAELGIEVVDVRILRTDLPEEVSERTYERMRAERLAEAALLRARGQEQAQSLRAIADRQAVEIVAAATRDAEIIRGQGDADRSRIFAAAYGQDPEFFEFYRSMESYRNALNDANTTMVLSPDSEFFRYFGSNGEIPEGTPNPAAVLAPIEVPVAPTSDEPALDGLGIEETPAPTMTLEDGSELAPTIGTDIPDPADPEPVAPPVEGAVETPDAVEPEVIVQQ from the coding sequence ATGAATAATCGTCTCATTATCCTTGGCGTAGTTGTTCTGGCTGCGCTCTACGTCCTCTTCTCCTCGGTCTACGTGGTAAACGAGCGGGAACAGGCCATCGTGCTTCGGTTCGGTGAAATCACCGAAATCCGCGACGAGCCCGGGCTCTACTTCAAGATCCCGACCGACATCGTGGAAAGCGTGCAAATCATCGAGGATCGCCTGCTGCGCCAGGAGATCGCCGACATGACCGTGCAGGTTTCGGGTGGCGCCTTCTTTGTCGTGGATGCCTTCCTCACCTACCGCATCGTCGATCCGCGCCTCTTCCGTGAACGGGCCCTGGGGCAGTTGGCGGTTGCTGAATCGCGTATCGCCACCCGCTTCGACGCAGCCCTGCGTCAGGTCTATGGTCTGCGCGAATTCAACGCCGCTCTTTCCGAGCAGCGCTCGCAGATGATGGTGGAAGCCCGCGACCTGATCCGGCCCGACATGGCCGAATTGGGTATCGAGGTGGTCGACGTCCGTATCCTGCGGACCGATCTGCCCGAGGAAGTGTCTGAGCGCACCTATGAGCGTATGCGGGCGGAGCGTCTGGCCGAAGCCGCACTGCTCCGCGCTCGCGGTCAGGAGCAGGCGCAGAGCCTACGTGCCATCGCGGATCGTCAGGCCGTGGAAATCGTGGCTGCTGCCACCCGCGACGCCGAGATCATCCGTGGTCAGGGCGATGCCGATCGTAGCCGCATCTTCGCGGCTGCCTATGGTCAGGATCCCGAGTTCTTCGAGTTCTATCGCTCGATGGAATCCTATCGGAACGCACTCAACGACGCCAACACCACCATGGTGTTGTCGCCCGACAGCGAGTTCTTCCGCTACTTCGGCTCGAACGGCGAAATTCCCGAAGGGACGCCGAACCCGGCGGCAGTACTGGCACCGATCGAAGTTCCGGTAGCGCCGACCAGCGACGAGCCGGCCCTCGACGGTTTGGGTATCGAAGAAACGCCCGCGCCGACAATGACCCTGGAGGACGGTTCCGAGTTGGCTCCAACGATCGGCACCGACATTCCGGATCCAGCCGATCCGGAGCCAGTGGCGCCCCCCGTCGAGGGTGCAGTTGAGACCCCAGATGCTGTTGAACCGGAGGTAATCGTTCAACAGTAA
- the serB gene encoding phosphoserine phosphatase SerB, translating to MPVLCLIANPADSELDPALAAAVVKETGGELNWLNHAIACEIIEPKSTEALELARAVIGTRKVDAAVVPTENRRKQLLIADMDSTMINEECIDELAAALGLKDQVAEITDRAMRGELDFAQALRTRVALLKGLQRKTIEAVRREQISLAPGGRALVHTMREYGAYTSLVSGGFTFFAEFFAKRIGFDEFVANVLEFDGERLTGTVADPIIDKTTKRERLLALAGERSLPLSQTIAVGDGANDLDMIRIAGFGVAMHAKPKVAAEAGIRIDHGDLTALLYLQGYADEEIVR from the coding sequence ATGCCGGTTCTTTGCCTGATCGCCAACCCTGCCGATTCCGAGCTCGATCCCGCGCTTGCCGCTGCGGTGGTGAAGGAAACCGGGGGCGAGCTCAACTGGCTGAACCACGCCATTGCCTGCGAGATCATCGAGCCGAAGTCAACCGAGGCGCTCGAACTGGCCCGCGCGGTGATCGGTACTCGCAAGGTTGATGCGGCAGTGGTCCCAACCGAGAACCGCCGCAAGCAGCTCCTGATCGCCGACATGGATTCCACCATGATCAACGAGGAGTGCATCGACGAACTCGCGGCAGCCCTTGGCCTCAAGGATCAGGTGGCCGAGATCACTGACCGGGCGATGCGCGGCGAGTTGGACTTTGCCCAGGCGCTCCGCACCCGGGTTGCTTTGCTGAAGGGGCTTCAGCGTAAGACGATCGAGGCGGTGCGGCGCGAGCAGATCAGCCTGGCTCCGGGCGGCCGGGCGCTGGTGCATACGATGCGCGAATATGGCGCCTATACGTCACTCGTGTCGGGCGGCTTTACATTCTTTGCCGAGTTCTTCGCCAAGCGCATTGGGTTCGATGAGTTCGTCGCCAACGTGCTGGAGTTCGACGGCGAGCGTCTTACCGGCACCGTGGCCGACCCAATTATCGATAAAACTACCAAGCGCGAGAGGCTCTTAGCTCTTGCAGGGGAACGCAGCCTGCCGCTCAGCCAGACCATCGCGGTGGGCGACGGCGCCAACGATCTGGACATGATCCGCATCGCCGGTTTTGGTGTCGCGATGCATGCCAAGCCCAAAGTAGCGGCGGAGGCAGGCATTCGCATCGATCATGGTGACCTCACCGCACTGCTCTATCTGCAGGGCTACGCCGACGAAGAGATCGTCCGCTAG
- the miaA gene encoding tRNA (adenosine(37)-N6)-dimethylallyltransferase MiaA, producing MASRRRAVLIAGPTASGKSALALALAQEHGGIIVNTDAMQVYDTLQVVTARPSAEEMTLADHRLYGTVPTATRFSTGQWLTAAADIISATSPDQLLIFVGGTGLYFDALVNGFADVPAVPPEFTAAIQQEVERLDGAQRLALLEREDPDAARMLKVADPQRLIRALAVKRATGRTLSSYQNATQTGLLRDFEIQRIVLDPNRQLLRERIARRFEAMFAEGAVEEVKALLALDLDPGLPAMKAIGVPEIADWLAGRSSREDAVRLATTATHQYAKRQGTWFRNRFGDWPRRN from the coding sequence GTGGCAAGCCGCAGACGCGCCGTCCTGATAGCGGGTCCCACTGCGAGCGGCAAGTCGGCGCTGGCGCTGGCTCTCGCGCAGGAGCATGGTGGCATCATCGTCAACACCGATGCCATGCAAGTCTACGACACCCTCCAGGTGGTGACGGCGCGACCTTCCGCCGAGGAGATGACGCTGGCCGATCACCGTCTCTATGGGACTGTGCCGACCGCAACGCGCTTTTCCACCGGGCAGTGGCTTACCGCGGCCGCTGACATCATCAGCGCAACGTCGCCAGATCAATTGCTGATTTTCGTTGGTGGAACGGGGCTCTACTTCGACGCGCTCGTCAACGGCTTTGCTGATGTGCCGGCGGTCCCGCCTGAGTTCACTGCGGCGATACAGCAGGAGGTCGAACGCCTTGACGGCGCGCAGCGTCTGGCGCTGCTGGAGCGGGAAGACCCGGACGCCGCCCGTATGCTTAAAGTCGCCGACCCACAGCGGCTGATCAGGGCGCTTGCGGTCAAACGCGCTACAGGACGCACCCTGTCGAGCTATCAAAATGCCACTCAGACCGGCCTGTTAAGGGACTTTGAAATCCAGCGCATCGTGCTCGATCCCAACCGGCAACTGCTGCGTGAGCGCATTGCGCGCCGGTTCGAGGCTATGTTTGCCGAAGGCGCGGTGGAGGAGGTGAAGGCGCTGCTCGCCCTCGACTTGGACCCCGGCCTTCCGGCCATGAAGGCAATCGGCGTGCCTGAGATCGCCGATTGGCTGGCCGGACGGTCCTCGCGGGAGGATGCCGTTCGCCTGGCGACTACCGCGACCCATCAATATGCTAAACGGCAAGGCACCTGGTTCCGCAATCGGTTCGGCGATTGGCCGCGACGAAACTAG
- a CDS encoding MATE family efflux transporter encodes MTKPLTAPLRAGAAPAEFRSWGDELRATFALAWPLVIAQLAQNALTVTDVIMMGWLGPYQLASGTLATTFLMPFLVGGIGVVGAVAPLAAQARGGRNIKAIRRVVRQGFWAALTLAALLVPLVLQIRPIFGWLGQDPQATILAEQYIQIAAWMLFPGLAIISLRSLLSAFDATRVILVITIGGVIVNGIANYILMFGHFGFPRLELRGAAIATVLTNIAMLALFAGYVVTNPRFRRFHVFIRFWKPDWPRYREIFRIGTPIGLTVLAEVGLFTAAALLMGRIGTDEVAAHAIALQLSSLAFMVPLGMGIAATVRVGMAYGRGDRDGIHKAGWTAFALGTGFMGLSCILFLTAGPIIVALFLDPSVPANANAVALAATFLVIAGLFQIADGAQVVAAHALRGLSDTKVPMMFAIFGYWAVGLPTSYILGFVVGWRGVGIWLGLAAGLTFVAIILVARFALRERLGLLRRLAS; translated from the coding sequence ATGACCAAGCCATTGACGGCGCCCCTTCGTGCCGGCGCGGCACCGGCTGAGTTCCGGAGCTGGGGCGATGAACTGCGCGCTACCTTCGCCTTGGCCTGGCCGCTGGTGATTGCTCAACTTGCCCAGAATGCCCTCACGGTCACCGATGTTATCATGATGGGGTGGCTTGGCCCCTACCAGCTGGCGTCCGGCACTTTGGCCACTACATTCCTCATGCCCTTCCTTGTGGGGGGAATTGGAGTAGTAGGCGCCGTCGCACCGCTCGCTGCGCAAGCGCGTGGCGGCCGCAACATCAAGGCTATTCGAAGGGTTGTCCGGCAAGGCTTCTGGGCCGCGCTGACGCTGGCGGCCTTGCTCGTGCCGCTGGTGCTGCAGATCCGGCCGATCTTCGGCTGGCTCGGGCAGGATCCCCAAGCCACTATCTTAGCAGAACAGTACATTCAGATTGCGGCCTGGATGCTTTTTCCGGGACTGGCGATCATCAGCCTGCGATCCTTGCTCTCCGCCTTTGATGCCACTCGGGTGATCCTCGTCATCACCATCGGCGGGGTGATTGTGAACGGGATTGCCAACTACATCCTGATGTTTGGGCATTTCGGCTTCCCCCGTCTGGAACTGCGCGGCGCAGCCATTGCCACCGTGCTCACCAATATCGCCATGCTGGCGCTTTTCGCCGGATATGTCGTGACCAATCCGCGCTTCCGTCGCTTTCACGTCTTCATCCGCTTTTGGAAACCCGACTGGCCGCGGTACCGTGAGATTTTTCGCATTGGCACGCCCATCGGCCTGACCGTGCTAGCGGAGGTCGGTCTCTTTACCGCCGCTGCCTTACTGATGGGCCGCATCGGCACCGATGAAGTGGCGGCGCACGCGATTGCGCTGCAATTGTCCTCCCTAGCCTTCATGGTGCCGTTGGGAATGGGAATTGCCGCCACGGTTCGCGTCGGCATGGCTTATGGTCGCGGGGATCGTGACGGCATCCACAAGGCGGGCTGGACGGCATTCGCGCTGGGCACGGGTTTCATGGGGTTGTCCTGCATTCTGTTTCTCACCGCCGGGCCGATCATTGTCGCCCTCTTCCTCGACCCAAGCGTGCCGGCGAATGCCAATGCCGTTGCGCTCGCGGCGACTTTTCTTGTGATCGCTGGACTGTTCCAGATCGCCGATGGCGCACAGGTGGTTGCGGCGCACGCGCTGCGAGGGCTTAGCGACACCAAGGTGCCGATGATGTTCGCCATCTTTGGTTATTGGGCGGTGGGGCTGCCAACCTCCTATATCCTCGGCTTCGTTGTTGGCTGGCGCGGCGTAGGGATCTGGCTTGGCCTCGCCGCGGGTCTGACCTTCGTCGCGATCATCCTGGTCGCCCGCTTCGCCCTGCGCGAGCGCCTCGGCCTGCTCCGGCGCCTGGCCTCCTAG
- a CDS encoding DUF423 domain-containing protein, which yields MQRKNMEWLWRAALISAGLIGAAGVAAAAAASHAGQSRNLAAIAAICLAHGPALAAIGLSRVRTIPLGLAAACLILGTVVFTSDLGMREWTGHGLFPGAAPLGGLGMISGWLCLGAAGFRLRES from the coding sequence ATGCAGCGCAAGAACATGGAATGGCTCTGGAGGGCGGCCCTCATTTCAGCAGGGTTGATCGGAGCCGCTGGTGTGGCCGCTGCCGCTGCGGCGTCCCATGCGGGTCAATCGCGCAATCTTGCCGCTATTGCAGCGATTTGCCTTGCCCACGGCCCGGCACTCGCGGCGATTGGGCTTTCGCGAGTTCGTACCATCCCACTCGGGCTCGCCGCTGCTTGCCTTATATTGGGAACGGTCGTTTTCACGAGCGACCTTGGAATGCGGGAGTGGACCGGCCACGGCCTGTTTCCTGGCGCGGCTCCCCTGGGGGGCTTGGGGATGATTAGCGGCTGGCTATGCCTCGGCGCTGCCGGTTTCCGGCTGAGAGAGAGCTGA